The following proteins come from a genomic window of Lycium ferocissimum isolate CSIRO_LF1 chromosome 4, AGI_CSIRO_Lferr_CH_V1, whole genome shotgun sequence:
- the LOC132053197 gene encoding uncharacterized protein LOC132053197 translates to MAPVAPRSGDAIFANVERVNAELFTLTYGAIVRQLLTDLEEVEEVNKQLDQMGYNIGIRLIDEFLAKSNVSRCIDFKETAEVIAKVGLKMFLGVTATVGNWDAEGTSCSLILEDNPLVDFVELPDTCQGLYYCNILSGVIRGALEMVSMKTEVTWVRDMLRGDDAFELQLKLLKQVPEEYPYKDDE, encoded by the exons ATGGCTCCTGTTGCTCCTAGATCTGGCGATGCCATTTTCGCCAACGTTGAACGAGTG aATGCTGAGCTTTTTACCCTAACGTACGGTGCAATCGTGCGACAACTGCTTACCGATCTAGAGGAAGTTGAAGAAGTCAACAAGCAACTTGATCAAAT GGGTTATAACATTGGAATTCGGCTCATTGATGAGTTTCTGGCAAAGTCTAACGTTTCTAGGTGTATTGATTTCAAGGAAACAGCTGAAGTCATTGCCAAG GTTGGTCTCAAAATGTTCCTAGGTGTCACAGCAACTGTTGGCAATTGGGATGCTGAGGGAACATCATGCAGTCTTATTTTGGAGGACAACCCCTTGGTAGACTTTGTTGAGCTCCCCGATACTTGTCAAGGTCTATATTATTGTAACATCTTAAGTGGAGTAATCAGAGGAGCATTAGAGATG GTGTCGATGAAAACTGAAGTCACGTGGGTCCGTGATATGCTTAGAGGAGATGATGCATTTGAGCTGCAGCTGAAACTGCTGAAGCAAGTTCCTGAGGAGTATCCTTACAAAGATGACGAGTAA